One window of Nymphaea colorata isolate Beijing-Zhang1983 chromosome 1, ASM883128v2, whole genome shotgun sequence genomic DNA carries:
- the LOC116260818 gene encoding probable inactive leucine-rich repeat receptor-like protein kinase At3g03770 isoform X1 has translation MMMTKMAPFLIWVIIALFYLPSTQQLQSSQSQTLLRIKGLLGLPQALQPWNISTDFCSIEPSQTLTIVCYEDSITQLHITGNRDPPPPALKSNSTNFTASDFKLLRSFSAPSFFTTLARLPNLKVLTLTSLGLWGPLPAQVAHLSSLEILNISSNFFYGRIPEEISLLKNLQTVILDSNMFSGAVPESLTMLPVLAVLSLRNNFLNGSLPSSLSSLENVRILDLSSNFLYGKVPDLSSLTNLQVLNLADNYFGPQFPEIGNELVVLVLRNNKFASGIPSSISSCYQLQTLDISSNRFGGPFLPDLLSLPAMRHLNISGNRLTGILAENMSCNSRLENVDLSSNLLTGSLPSCLVSNLQNGVFFYGRNCLSSESQNQHPYAFCRTEALAVGLSLANKKKEAPRKMEIALGILGGLLLAIALSTVLLCVLLRRSRTRSAVMKPPRRLVAETVTADLSSKLLTNARYITQTMKLGALALPPYRTFALEELEEATNNFEPSCLMGEGALGPIYRGRLRNGSMVAIRCVKVKKKQNAHNFTNLVELVSKLRHHHLVSALGHCFEYYLDDSSISRLFLVFEYVSNGTLRENISAGGNLNWTQRISTAVSIMKGLQFLHNGVVPGILGNELKATNILLDQNLVAKISSYNLPVLVENTRKEVATGFLSHGSKEANAVRNKQKDKIDIYDFGVILLEIVTGRAISSPVELKVAKDQVLTSVTGDQAGLRSTVDPPIRDACSEQSLRTVMEIGVRCLSEEPTERPSVEDVLWNLQFAAQIQEASRSDGSPVSLQ, from the exons ATGATGATGACCAAAATGGCACCATTCCTCATTTGGGTGATCATCGCTTTATTCTACCTTCCTTCTACTCAGCAACTACAATCATCACAATCTCAAACGCTGCTGAGGATCAAAGGACTTTTGGGGCTTCCACAAGCATTGCAACCATGGAACATCTCGACAGACTTCTGCAGCATCGAGCCTTCCCAAACTCTAACCATCGTCTGCTACGAAGATAGCATTACTCAGCTGCATATCACGGGTAACAGAGACCCCCCGCCTCCTGCACTAAAGTCGAACTCCACAAATTTTACTGCTTCAGATTTCAAGCTATTGAGATCATTCTCTGCGCCTTCCTTCTTCACTACTCTTGCCAGACTTCCAAATCTAAAGGTTCTTACCTTGACTTCCCTTGGTCTTTGGGGCCCTCTTCCAGCCCAGGTTGCTCATTTATCTTCCCTGGAAATTCTTAACATTAGCTCAAATTTCTTTTATGGTCGCATACCGGAGGAGATTTCTTTGCTCAAAAACCTTCAGACTGTTATACTTGATTCTAACATGTTCAGTGGCGCTGTGCCCGAGTCTCTAACCATGCTTCCTGTCTTGGCTGTTCTGAGTTTGCGGAACAATTTCCTCAATGGGTCCCTACCCTCTTCTTTAAGTTCACTGGAGAATGTCCGGATTTTGGATCTGTCCAGCAACTTTTTATATGGGAAAGTGCCTGACCTTAGCAGTTTGACAAATCTGCAAGTGCTGAATTTGGCTGACAACTATTTCGGACCGCAGTTTCCTGAGATTGGTAATGAGCTGGTCGTTCTTGTACTGAGGAATAATAAATTTGCCTCAGGAATCCCGTCTTCCATTAGTTCTTGTTATCAATTGCAGACACTAGACATATCTTCCAATCGGTTTGGGGGGCCGTTCTTGCCTGATCTGCTTTCGTTGCCTGCCATGCGTCATCTGAACATTTCTGGCAACAGGTTAACTGGGATACTTGCAGAAAACATGTCTTGCAATTCTAGGCTTGAGAATGTGGATTTGTCTTCGAATCTTTTAACAGGAAGTTTGCCTAGCTGCCTAGTTTCCAACTTGCAGAATGGAGTTTTCTTTTATGGAAGGAATTGTTTATCCAGTGAGAGCCAGAACCAGCACCCATACGCATTCTGCAGGACTGAAGCATTAGCTGTAGGCTTGTCGTTGGctaacaaaaagaaggaagCACCTCGGAAGATGGAAATCGCATTAGGTATATTGGGGGGTCTTCTTTTAGCTATCGCTCTTTCCACTGTCTTGCTTTGTGTGCTTCTTAGAAGATCAAGGACCAGAAGCGCTGTGATGAAACCTCCAAGAAGGCTAGTTGCAGAAACAGTCACAGCTGATCTCTCCTCAAAGCTTCTTACCAATGCAA GGTATATAACTCAGACAATGAAGTTAGGAGCTCTTGCACTTCCACCATATCGAACGTTTGCACTGGAGGAACTTGAAGAAGCGACTAACAACTTTGAACCATCTTGTCTTATGGGTGAAGGAGCACTGGGACCG ATATATCGCGGTAGATTAAGAAATGGTTCTATGGTGGCCATCAGATGCGTGAAGGTGAAAAAGAAGCAGAATGCCCACAATTTCACAAACCTTGTCGAACTAGTTTCAAAACTCAGGCACCATCATTTAGTCAGTGCTCTTGGACATTGCTTTGAATATTATCTTGATGACTCTAGCATCAGCCGTCTCTTTTTGGTGTTTGAATATGTGTCCAACGGGACGCTCAGAGAGAATATTTCTG CAGGAGGAAACCTTAATTGGACCCAAAGAATATCGACTGCAGTCAGCATAATGAAGGGTTTGCAGTTTTTGCACAATGGAGTTGTACCAGGAATTCTTGGAAACGAACTGAAAGCCACAAACATACTTTTAGATCAAAACCTTGTTGCAAAAATTAGCAGTTACAATCTGCCTGTATTGGTGGAAAACACAAGAAAGGAG GTGGCCACGGGATTTCTTTCACATGGATCAAAAGAAGCTAATGCCGTTAG GAACAAGCAAAAGGATAAGATTGACATTTACGACTTTGGTGTTATCCTGCTCGAAATCGTTACAGGAAGAGCCATTTCATCACCCGTTGAGTTAAAAGTGGCGAAAGATCAG GTGCTTACGAGCGTAACAGGTGACCAAGCCGGTCTGAGAAGCACGGTTGATCCACCCATCAGAGATGCCTGCTCAGAGCAGTCACTAAGAACAGTAATGGAGATAGGCGTTAGATGCTTATCTGAAGAACCTACAGAGCGGCCTTCAGTTGAAGATGTTTTGTGGAACTTGCAGTTTGCTGCTCAAATTCAGGAGGCATCAAGAAGTGATGGGTCGCCGGTTTCCTTGCAGTAA
- the LOC116260818 gene encoding probable inactive leucine-rich repeat receptor-like protein kinase At3g03770 isoform X2, protein MMMTKMAPFLIWVIIALFYLPSTQQLQSSQSQTLLRIKGLLGLPQALQPWNISTDFCSIEPSQTLTIVCYEDSITQLHITGNRDPPPPALKSNSTNFTASDFKLLRSFSAPSFFTTLARLPNLKVLTLTSLGLWGPLPAQVAHLSSLEILNISSNFFYGRIPEEISLLKNLQTVILDSNMFSGAVPESLTMLPVLAVLSLRNNFLNGSLPSSLSSLENVRILDLSSNFLYGKVPDLSSLTNLQVLNLADNYFGPQFPEIGNELVVLVLRNNKFASGIPSSISSCYQLQTLDISSNRFGGPFLPDLLSLPAMRHLNISGNRLTGILAENMSCNSRLENVDLSSNLLTGSLPSCLVSNLQNGVFFYGRNCLSSESQNQHPYAFCRTEALAVGLSLANKKKEAPRKMEIALGILGGLLLAIALSTVLLCVLLRRSRTRSAVMKPPRRLVAETVTADLSSKLLTNARYITQTMKLGALALPPYRTFALEELEEATNNFEPSCLMGEGALGPIYRGRLRNGSMVAIRCVKVKKKQNAHNFTNLVELVSKLRHHHLVSALGHCFEYYLDDSSISRLFLVFEYVSNGTLRENISGGNLNWTQRISTAVSIMKGLQFLHNGVVPGILGNELKATNILLDQNLVAKISSYNLPVLVENTRKEVATGFLSHGSKEANAVRNKQKDKIDIYDFGVILLEIVTGRAISSPVELKVAKDQVLTSVTGDQAGLRSTVDPPIRDACSEQSLRTVMEIGVRCLSEEPTERPSVEDVLWNLQFAAQIQEASRSDGSPVSLQ, encoded by the exons ATGATGATGACCAAAATGGCACCATTCCTCATTTGGGTGATCATCGCTTTATTCTACCTTCCTTCTACTCAGCAACTACAATCATCACAATCTCAAACGCTGCTGAGGATCAAAGGACTTTTGGGGCTTCCACAAGCATTGCAACCATGGAACATCTCGACAGACTTCTGCAGCATCGAGCCTTCCCAAACTCTAACCATCGTCTGCTACGAAGATAGCATTACTCAGCTGCATATCACGGGTAACAGAGACCCCCCGCCTCCTGCACTAAAGTCGAACTCCACAAATTTTACTGCTTCAGATTTCAAGCTATTGAGATCATTCTCTGCGCCTTCCTTCTTCACTACTCTTGCCAGACTTCCAAATCTAAAGGTTCTTACCTTGACTTCCCTTGGTCTTTGGGGCCCTCTTCCAGCCCAGGTTGCTCATTTATCTTCCCTGGAAATTCTTAACATTAGCTCAAATTTCTTTTATGGTCGCATACCGGAGGAGATTTCTTTGCTCAAAAACCTTCAGACTGTTATACTTGATTCTAACATGTTCAGTGGCGCTGTGCCCGAGTCTCTAACCATGCTTCCTGTCTTGGCTGTTCTGAGTTTGCGGAACAATTTCCTCAATGGGTCCCTACCCTCTTCTTTAAGTTCACTGGAGAATGTCCGGATTTTGGATCTGTCCAGCAACTTTTTATATGGGAAAGTGCCTGACCTTAGCAGTTTGACAAATCTGCAAGTGCTGAATTTGGCTGACAACTATTTCGGACCGCAGTTTCCTGAGATTGGTAATGAGCTGGTCGTTCTTGTACTGAGGAATAATAAATTTGCCTCAGGAATCCCGTCTTCCATTAGTTCTTGTTATCAATTGCAGACACTAGACATATCTTCCAATCGGTTTGGGGGGCCGTTCTTGCCTGATCTGCTTTCGTTGCCTGCCATGCGTCATCTGAACATTTCTGGCAACAGGTTAACTGGGATACTTGCAGAAAACATGTCTTGCAATTCTAGGCTTGAGAATGTGGATTTGTCTTCGAATCTTTTAACAGGAAGTTTGCCTAGCTGCCTAGTTTCCAACTTGCAGAATGGAGTTTTCTTTTATGGAAGGAATTGTTTATCCAGTGAGAGCCAGAACCAGCACCCATACGCATTCTGCAGGACTGAAGCATTAGCTGTAGGCTTGTCGTTGGctaacaaaaagaaggaagCACCTCGGAAGATGGAAATCGCATTAGGTATATTGGGGGGTCTTCTTTTAGCTATCGCTCTTTCCACTGTCTTGCTTTGTGTGCTTCTTAGAAGATCAAGGACCAGAAGCGCTGTGATGAAACCTCCAAGAAGGCTAGTTGCAGAAACAGTCACAGCTGATCTCTCCTCAAAGCTTCTTACCAATGCAA GGTATATAACTCAGACAATGAAGTTAGGAGCTCTTGCACTTCCACCATATCGAACGTTTGCACTGGAGGAACTTGAAGAAGCGACTAACAACTTTGAACCATCTTGTCTTATGGGTGAAGGAGCACTGGGACCG ATATATCGCGGTAGATTAAGAAATGGTTCTATGGTGGCCATCAGATGCGTGAAGGTGAAAAAGAAGCAGAATGCCCACAATTTCACAAACCTTGTCGAACTAGTTTCAAAACTCAGGCACCATCATTTAGTCAGTGCTCTTGGACATTGCTTTGAATATTATCTTGATGACTCTAGCATCAGCCGTCTCTTTTTGGTGTTTGAATATGTGTCCAACGGGACGCTCAGAGAGAATATTTCTG GAGGAAACCTTAATTGGACCCAAAGAATATCGACTGCAGTCAGCATAATGAAGGGTTTGCAGTTTTTGCACAATGGAGTTGTACCAGGAATTCTTGGAAACGAACTGAAAGCCACAAACATACTTTTAGATCAAAACCTTGTTGCAAAAATTAGCAGTTACAATCTGCCTGTATTGGTGGAAAACACAAGAAAGGAG GTGGCCACGGGATTTCTTTCACATGGATCAAAAGAAGCTAATGCCGTTAG GAACAAGCAAAAGGATAAGATTGACATTTACGACTTTGGTGTTATCCTGCTCGAAATCGTTACAGGAAGAGCCATTTCATCACCCGTTGAGTTAAAAGTGGCGAAAGATCAG GTGCTTACGAGCGTAACAGGTGACCAAGCCGGTCTGAGAAGCACGGTTGATCCACCCATCAGAGATGCCTGCTCAGAGCAGTCACTAAGAACAGTAATGGAGATAGGCGTTAGATGCTTATCTGAAGAACCTACAGAGCGGCCTTCAGTTGAAGATGTTTTGTGGAACTTGCAGTTTGCTGCTCAAATTCAGGAGGCATCAAGAAGTGATGGGTCGCCGGTTTCCTTGCAGTAA